The Thermonema lapsum genome window below encodes:
- a CDS encoding bifunctional heptose 7-phosphate kinase/heptose 1-phosphate adenyltransferase, with amino-acid sequence MNKQKVEALFERFQGMRVLIVGDVMIDSYLWGQATRISPEAPVPVVNVKKREWRLGGAANVALNVKALGAVPMLCGILGNDTEAERFVSLMQSEGLDTSGLMQVDDRPTTIKHRILAGSQQLLRVDTEEDRPLNEVQNEQFRQHIAPLLTQVDVVIFEDYDKGCITPPLIEWLIAEAHKRGVKVSVDPKKRNFFAYRGVDLFKPNLKELKEAMAAEIEPLSEAFKETVKLLRQRLQVPHLMTTLSEKGIYWQSNEGEWHVPAHVRSIADVSGAGDTVIAVASLCLALGLAPYPTAALANLAGGLVCEYPGVVPVPRLRFMEEASRQLTVWEEVEFSP; translated from the coding sequence ATGAATAAACAGAAAGTAGAGGCATTATTTGAGCGTTTCCAAGGCATGCGTGTGCTCATTGTGGGCGATGTGATGATAGACTCGTACTTGTGGGGGCAGGCAACGCGCATTTCGCCCGAAGCACCCGTGCCTGTGGTGAATGTAAAAAAAAGAGAGTGGCGTTTGGGTGGAGCTGCCAATGTGGCACTGAATGTGAAGGCACTAGGAGCAGTGCCTATGCTGTGTGGTATATTGGGTAACGATACCGAAGCCGAGCGCTTTGTAAGCTTGATGCAAAGCGAGGGATTGGATACAAGCGGTTTGATGCAAGTAGATGACCGCCCTACAACCATCAAGCATCGCATTTTGGCAGGCAGTCAACAACTTTTGCGGGTCGATACTGAAGAGGACCGTCCTTTGAATGAGGTGCAGAATGAGCAATTTCGCCAGCATATAGCCCCTTTGCTCACTCAGGTCGATGTAGTGATATTTGAAGATTACGACAAGGGGTGCATAACCCCTCCTCTGATAGAATGGCTGATTGCCGAAGCTCACAAGAGAGGAGTGAAAGTAAGCGTGGACCCCAAAAAGCGCAATTTCTTTGCTTATCGTGGGGTAGATTTATTTAAACCCAATCTCAAAGAGCTGAAAGAGGCAATGGCGGCAGAGATAGAACCTCTGTCGGAAGCATTTAAAGAAACAGTAAAACTACTGCGGCAACGTCTGCAAGTTCCCCATTTGATGACCACCCTTTCGGAAAAAGGCATATACTGGCAATCGAATGAAGGAGAATGGCATGTGCCAGCTCATGTGCGCAGTATTGCCGATGTCTCGGGTGCTGGTGATACAGTCATTGCTGTAGCTTCGCTTTGTTTGGCATTGGGCTTGGCGCCCTACCCTACGGCAGCACTGGCAAACTTAGCTGGCGGGCTTGTGTGTGAATATCCGGGTGTGGTGCCCGTGCCGCGCCTGCGTTTTATGGAAGAGGCAAGCCGGCAACTGACCGTGTGGGAGGAAGTGGAGTTTTCGCCATGA
- a CDS encoding pyridoxal phosphate-dependent aminotransferase — MSTLSSDKIQIAERVACLSESATLEMAAKARELERQGIEVIKLSLGEPDFYTPDHIKEAAKKAIDDNFSFYTPVPAYLELREAIAEKLRKENSLPAKAEQVVVTTGAKQALMNAILCLVNPGDEVVVFSPYWVSYLAMIELAEGKPVFLHGDINNQFKVSPGQLRAALNNKTKVVLYSSPSNPTGTVYSKEELRAFADVLQDYPNVIVISDEIYEYINFTGEYFSIGAFEDMHERVVTVNGFSKGFAMTGWRVGYLHAPAPIAKACIKLQGQFTSATCSIAQKAAHAAITGDRAPIHAMRQAFQRRRDLVLNLLKDIPGVGTYVPQGAFYIFPDVSSYFGKSYQGKTIANAHDLCMYLLNEAHVALVAGDAFGAPNCIRISFAASDEALTEALKRIKEKLALLQ; from the coding sequence ATGAGTACGCTTTCTTCGGATAAAATACAAATTGCTGAGCGTGTAGCATGCCTCTCCGAGTCTGCCACATTGGAAATGGCTGCCAAAGCGCGTGAATTGGAGCGCCAAGGCATTGAAGTCATTAAATTGAGCTTGGGAGAACCCGATTTTTATACCCCCGACCATATCAAAGAAGCTGCTAAAAAGGCAATAGACGATAACTTTTCCTTCTATACGCCTGTGCCTGCTTATTTGGAGTTGCGCGAGGCTATCGCTGAAAAGCTGCGTAAAGAAAACAGCCTACCCGCAAAAGCAGAGCAAGTAGTGGTAACGACCGGCGCCAAGCAAGCTCTGATGAATGCCATTTTGTGCTTGGTAAACCCCGGCGATGAAGTGGTCGTCTTTTCCCCCTATTGGGTGAGCTACCTTGCTATGATTGAGCTGGCAGAGGGCAAACCGGTATTTTTGCATGGCGATATTAACAATCAATTTAAAGTAAGCCCTGGACAGCTGCGGGCTGCTCTGAACAATAAAACCAAAGTGGTTTTATATTCTTCGCCTTCCAACCCTACCGGCACAGTTTATTCCAAAGAAGAATTGCGTGCTTTTGCCGATGTATTGCAAGACTACCCCAACGTCATTGTAATTTCCGATGAAATTTATGAATACATCAACTTTACGGGTGAGTATTTCAGCATAGGTGCGTTTGAAGACATGCACGAGCGTGTAGTAACAGTCAACGGCTTTTCCAAAGGCTTTGCCATGACCGGCTGGAGGGTGGGTTATCTGCATGCCCCCGCACCTATAGCCAAGGCATGTATCAAACTGCAAGGGCAGTTCACTTCTGCCACCTGTTCCATAGCCCAAAAAGCTGCCCATGCGGCTATTACAGGCGACCGTGCCCCTATCCATGCTATGAGGCAGGCATTTCAACGGCGGCGCGATTTGGTTTTGAATTTATTGAAAGACATTCCCGGCGTGGGCACTTATGTACCACAAGGGGCTTTTTATATATTTCCCGACGTGAGCAGTTATTTCGGTAAATCTTACCAAGGAAAAACGATTGCCAATGCGCATGACCTGTGCATGTATTTGCTCAATGAAGCCCATGTAGCACTGGTTGCCGGCGACGCTTTCGGTGCCCCCAACTGTATCCGTATTTCTTTCGCTGCTTCTGACGAAGCCCTTACCGAAGCTTTGAAACGAATCAAAGAAAAGCTGGCACTGCTTCAGTAA
- a CDS encoding metallophosphoesterase family protein, producing MHRHSYPYALCYAYCVQRGTGRRLVVPDIHGCYHSLQALLAQVQLRPDDQLFLLGDYIDRGPHSKATLQFIMQLKKQGYEVYPLRGNHEQMLLEVYFESPERLKEHLLFHQAKDLLSDDGGLDSEILDFLLHLPFFIETDVAILVHGGLDCNESNPFVAFDKLLWTRDSRGAEKWLRGKKLIHGHTPRLLFQIEEAIEENAPIINLDNGCVIADDNQEAGNLLCYDIDRKQIIAIQPNVDALKSL from the coding sequence ATGCATCGCCACTCTTATCCCTACGCACTATGCTATGCCTACTGTGTTCAGCGTGGCACGGGGCGGCGCTTGGTCGTTCCCGACATTCACGGCTGCTATCACTCGTTGCAAGCCCTGCTTGCACAGGTGCAGTTGCGCCCTGACGACCAACTTTTTTTATTAGGAGACTACATCGACCGCGGACCGCATAGCAAAGCTACCCTGCAGTTTATCATGCAGCTGAAAAAACAGGGATATGAGGTTTATCCGTTAAGAGGTAATCACGAGCAGATGCTATTAGAAGTGTATTTCGAAAGCCCCGAACGCCTCAAAGAGCACCTGCTCTTTCACCAAGCTAAAGACCTGCTTTCAGATGACGGCGGTTTAGATTCCGAAATACTCGATTTTTTATTGCATTTGCCTTTTTTTATCGAAACCGATGTTGCCATACTCGTGCATGGTGGCTTAGATTGCAACGAAAGCAACCCTTTCGTTGCTTTCGACAAACTGCTGTGGACACGCGACAGCCGCGGTGCCGAAAAGTGGTTGCGTGGCAAAAAACTGATACACGGACATACGCCGCGCCTTTTGTTTCAAATAGAAGAAGCCATCGAAGAAAATGCCCCAATAATCAACCTGGACAATGGGTGTGTGATTGCCGATGACAATCAGGAAGCAGGCAACTTGCTTTGCTACGACATAGACCGAAAGCAAATCATTGCCATACAGCCCAACGTAGATGCATTGAAAAGCCTCTGA
- a CDS encoding glycosyltransferase family 2 protein: MQLPVVRKLSIVIPAYNEGKTIHYILDRIKSVQLIHNIEKEIIIVNDCSTDDTEEAVQRYISNNPDLNIQYYKHEKNQGKGAALHTGIAKATGDYVVIQDADLEYDPHEYNILLQPVVDGHADVVYGSRFMGGNPHRILFFWHTIGNKFLTFLSNMFTNLNLTDMETCYKLFRRDIIQNIQLKEKRFGFEPEVTAKVARVPGVRIYEVGISYYGRTYEEGKKINWKDGFRAIYCILKYNIWDRD; encoded by the coding sequence ATGCAGTTACCAGTAGTTCGAAAACTCTCTATTGTGATTCCTGCCTACAACGAAGGCAAAACTATTCACTACATTTTGGACCGCATCAAATCTGTGCAGCTCATTCACAACATAGAAAAAGAGATTATCATCGTAAACGACTGCTCTACTGATGATACCGAAGAAGCTGTGCAGCGTTATATAAGCAACAACCCCGACTTAAACATACAATACTACAAGCACGAAAAGAATCAAGGCAAGGGCGCTGCCCTGCATACCGGTATTGCCAAAGCTACCGGTGACTATGTGGTAATTCAAGATGCCGATTTGGAGTATGACCCCCACGAATACAACATTTTGCTGCAACCCGTAGTGGACGGGCACGCCGATGTAGTTTATGGTTCGCGCTTTATGGGGGGCAACCCCCACCGCATTTTGTTTTTTTGGCATACCATCGGCAATAAGTTTTTGACTTTCCTTTCTAACATGTTCACCAATCTGAACTTGACAGACATGGAAACCTGCTACAAACTATTTCGGCGGGATATCATCCAAAACATACAACTGAAAGAAAAGCGTTTTGGCTTTGAGCCAGAAGTGACAGCTAAGGTAGCCCGTGTGCCCGGCGTTCGCATCTACGAGGTGGGTATTTCTTACTACGGCAGAACCTACGAAGAAGGAAAAAAAATCAACTGGAAAGACGGCTTCCGTGCTATCTACTGCATTCTGAAATACAACATTTGGGACAGAGATTGA
- the smc gene encoding chromosome segregation protein SMC — protein sequence MQLKRLEIKGFKSFGDKVTIYFGEGVTGIVGQNGCGKSNIVDAIRWVLGEQKTRALRSDKMENIIFNGTKKRKPLQMAEVSLTFQNTKNLLPTEYTEVTVTRRLYRSGESEYLLNGVPCRLKDITNLFMDTGIGPDSYAIIELKMVDEILNDKENSRRNLFEEAAGISKFKLRKKETLSKLDDTQQNLDRVEDLLFEIEKNLKSLERQAKKTKRYYELKEEYKQKSIALAQSKTAARREQLQQIEKDIEQEQDKLQGIATAAAGFEAEVEELKNKLLLQERLLASRQKALNEHVASIRQYENEKKLKAERLKFLHEKINTLEDQLHQDQSREAELIADLERIAKEKIKTEEQLQELKQQFAEVSADYEQEKDRVGKLKEQIRELQNQLKQKTDALRLLEKQIEIKQTQISSIKQAIERHWQNKQSQDEDLMELQEAIAEAKIEREQIEEELKQKEAEEQKHREQLHRLEQEIEALRENLRVYHRERDAKHHEAKLLQSLIDNLEGYPETIRFLRKSGQWQSQAPLLSEVVACNEEYKLAIERYLEPWLSHFVVESPAEAGSAIHLLDTQKKGKASFFLKKGHFPVVQTASFYGQGVAAWEVIECEEQYRPLLQALLANVWIVDQMPEAPLPDGITLVSRDGKQLRSAYVLSGGSVGSFEGKRIGKVKELHALRQQIATIDQKIAEEEKQLQEKQEALRALRQLNHREQLQQLQRQLNAVNERYVSLSTRYEQKQQLLAQQEAQNHEMEEQRQMLQEEIEELIPAHERLKKEQEDLNGQLQALEEEERSQSSRFAQISERYNALKLQTTQQQSRLESLVQEQDFRQSYLDTLRSRIKKNREELAQVQQEVLNFENDRQEKDDRLVEMYEEKQRLEAAVNEAERDYYKQRGDIDELEKKIREAARQKELQNHLIQQLQNRRNELKMSLLSVKERVSVEFNVELDTLPPPQEDLDPAVLEQEVSELKQKLDGFGAINPMAMEAYQEMKERYDFIQSQRQDLLEAKQSLLDTIDEAERVARENFLTTFEQIRLNFQKVFRSLFTQEDTCDLVLTDPENPLESPIEIIAKPKGKRPLTINQLSGGEKTLTAISLLFAIYLIKPAPFCIFDEVDAPLDDANIDKFTNIIREFSKDSQFIIVTHNKRTMAATDVMYGVTMLPEDPGVSKLVAVDMRELTV from the coding sequence ATGCAATTAAAGCGTTTAGAAATCAAGGGTTTCAAAAGTTTTGGCGATAAGGTAACCATCTATTTTGGCGAAGGTGTAACCGGCATTGTAGGGCAAAACGGCTGCGGCAAATCCAACATTGTAGATGCCATCCGTTGGGTACTGGGTGAGCAGAAAACACGGGCGTTGCGTTCCGACAAAATGGAAAATATCATTTTCAATGGCACCAAAAAACGCAAGCCCCTGCAGATGGCGGAGGTGTCGCTTACTTTTCAAAACACCAAAAACCTTTTGCCTACTGAATATACCGAGGTAACTGTCACGCGCCGCTTGTACCGCAGTGGTGAAAGCGAGTATTTGCTTAATGGCGTGCCTTGTCGGTTGAAAGACATCACCAACTTGTTTATGGACACTGGCATAGGACCCGACAGCTACGCCATCATTGAGCTGAAAATGGTAGATGAAATACTCAACGACAAAGAAAACTCGCGCCGCAACCTGTTTGAAGAAGCTGCTGGTATTTCTAAGTTCAAGCTGCGCAAAAAAGAAACCCTATCCAAGCTGGACGACACCCAGCAAAACCTCGACCGGGTAGAAGACCTGCTATTTGAAATTGAAAAAAACCTGAAATCGCTCGAGCGGCAGGCGAAAAAAACAAAACGTTATTATGAACTGAAAGAAGAGTATAAGCAAAAGAGCATTGCGCTGGCACAAAGTAAGACGGCTGCCCGCCGAGAACAGCTCCAGCAAATAGAAAAAGACATTGAGCAAGAGCAAGATAAGCTACAAGGGATTGCCACGGCAGCGGCAGGTTTCGAGGCAGAAGTGGAAGAACTAAAGAACAAACTGCTGCTGCAGGAACGACTGTTGGCGTCGCGCCAAAAAGCCCTCAACGAGCACGTAGCCAGCATACGGCAGTATGAAAACGAAAAGAAACTGAAAGCCGAGCGCCTTAAGTTTCTGCATGAAAAGATAAACACCCTCGAAGACCAATTGCATCAAGACCAAAGCCGCGAAGCAGAGCTGATTGCTGACCTTGAGCGCATCGCCAAAGAAAAAATAAAAACCGAAGAGCAACTGCAAGAGCTAAAACAGCAGTTTGCAGAAGTAAGTGCAGACTATGAGCAGGAAAAAGACAGGGTAGGCAAGCTCAAAGAGCAAATACGTGAGTTGCAGAACCAACTCAAACAAAAAACCGACGCCCTGCGGTTGCTCGAAAAGCAAATAGAAATCAAGCAAACACAAATCTCTTCCATTAAGCAGGCAATCGAGCGCCATTGGCAAAACAAGCAAAGCCAAGATGAAGACCTGATGGAATTGCAGGAAGCCATTGCCGAAGCTAAAATAGAGCGTGAACAAATAGAAGAAGAACTCAAGCAAAAAGAAGCCGAAGAACAAAAGCACCGCGAGCAACTGCACCGTCTCGAGCAGGAGATAGAGGCGCTGCGCGAAAACTTGCGTGTATATCATCGCGAGCGCGATGCCAAGCATCACGAAGCCAAGCTTTTGCAGTCATTGATTGACAATCTGGAGGGATATCCCGAAACCATTCGTTTCTTGCGCAAGTCAGGACAGTGGCAAAGTCAAGCCCCCTTGCTCTCCGAAGTTGTTGCCTGCAATGAAGAGTACAAGTTGGCAATAGAGCGTTACTTAGAACCTTGGTTGAGTCATTTTGTGGTGGAAAGCCCCGCCGAAGCAGGCAGTGCCATCCATCTGCTCGACACGCAGAAGAAAGGAAAAGCTTCTTTCTTTTTGAAAAAAGGACACTTCCCTGTCGTACAAACCGCTTCTTTTTATGGACAAGGAGTAGCAGCATGGGAAGTCATAGAATGCGAAGAACAGTATCGCCCCCTGCTGCAAGCCCTCTTGGCTAATGTGTGGATTGTAGACCAAATGCCCGAAGCCCCACTGCCCGACGGCATCACCTTGGTAAGCCGTGATGGCAAACAACTGCGCTCGGCTTACGTGCTTTCGGGAGGTAGTGTGGGCAGCTTCGAGGGCAAACGCATCGGCAAAGTGAAGGAACTTCATGCCCTGCGCCAGCAGATAGCAACTATAGACCAAAAAATAGCAGAAGAAGAAAAACAACTGCAGGAAAAGCAAGAAGCCCTGCGTGCCTTGCGGCAGCTGAACCATCGCGAACAGCTGCAGCAGCTGCAACGTCAATTGAATGCAGTCAATGAGCGTTATGTGTCTTTGAGTACCCGTTATGAGCAAAAACAACAGCTGTTGGCACAACAAGAAGCCCAAAACCACGAAATGGAAGAACAGCGTCAAATGCTTCAGGAAGAAATAGAAGAATTGATACCTGCCCACGAGCGTTTGAAAAAAGAACAAGAAGATTTGAACGGGCAGCTGCAGGCACTCGAAGAAGAAGAACGCAGTCAAAGTAGCCGCTTTGCTCAAATCAGTGAACGCTACAATGCACTCAAGCTGCAAACTACTCAGCAGCAAAGCCGCCTTGAAAGCCTCGTTCAAGAGCAAGATTTTCGTCAATCTTATTTGGATACTCTGCGTAGCCGCATAAAGAAAAACAGGGAAGAATTGGCGCAGGTGCAGCAGGAAGTACTGAACTTCGAAAACGACCGCCAAGAAAAGGATGACCGTCTGGTGGAAATGTATGAAGAAAAACAACGGCTGGAAGCAGCCGTCAACGAGGCAGAGCGCGACTACTACAAACAGCGTGGCGATATAGACGAATTGGAAAAGAAAATACGGGAGGCTGCAAGGCAAAAGGAACTGCAAAACCATTTGATTCAGCAGCTGCAAAACCGGCGCAATGAACTCAAAATGTCGCTGCTTTCAGTCAAAGAACGAGTATCGGTAGAGTTCAATGTAGAATTGGATACCCTGCCCCCACCACAAGAAGACCTTGACCCCGCCGTGCTCGAGCAGGAAGTAAGCGAACTAAAGCAAAAGCTCGATGGCTTTGGTGCCATCAACCCCATGGCTATGGAGGCTTATCAAGAGATGAAGGAGCGTTACGATTTTATTCAAAGCCAACGCCAAGATTTGTTAGAAGCCAAACAAAGCTTGCTCGATACCATAGACGAAGCTGAACGGGTGGCGCGCGAAAACTTCTTAACTACCTTTGAACAAATACGCCTCAACTTTCAAAAAGTATTTCGCTCGCTCTTTACCCAAGAAGACACTTGCGACCTCGTGCTGACCGACCCCGAAAACCCCTTAGAGTCGCCCATAGAAATCATTGCCAAACCCAAAGGCAAACGCCCCCTTACCATCAATCAGCTGTCGGGAGGCGAAAAGACGCTTACAGCTATCTCACTGCTTTTTGCCATTTACCTCATTAAACCAGCTCCTTTCTGCATTTTCGATGAAGTGGATGCCCCACTCGATGATGCCAACATAGACAAATTCACCAATATCATCCGTGAGTTTTCCAAAGACTCGCAGTTTATCATCGTTACGCACAACAAGCGCACCATGGCTGCTACCGATGTGATGTATGGAGTAACCATGTTGCCCGAAGACCCCGGCGTATCGAAGCTGGTAGCCGTAGATATGCGTGAATTGACGGTTTGA
- the mce gene encoding methylmalonyl-CoA epimerase has protein sequence MIKKIEHLGIAVVDLKQATRLFEVLLNRKAYKEETVPSEGVTTVFFELGESKVELLGATHEESAIYKYLQKRGQGIHHVAVEVDDIRAEMERLRAAGFELINEEPKEGADNKLICFVHPRSTGGVLLELCQEKI, from the coding sequence ATGATAAAGAAAATAGAGCATTTGGGCATTGCTGTTGTCGATTTGAAACAAGCTACCCGTCTGTTTGAGGTATTATTGAATCGCAAAGCCTATAAAGAAGAAACAGTGCCTTCGGAAGGGGTAACTACTGTTTTTTTTGAATTGGGCGAAAGCAAAGTGGAATTATTGGGCGCTACGCACGAGGAGAGTGCCATTTACAAATATCTGCAGAAGCGCGGTCAGGGCATTCATCACGTAGCAGTAGAGGTGGACGACATACGCGCCGAGATGGAGCGCCTGCGTGCTGCAGGCTTTGAGCTTATCAATGAAGAGCCGAAAGAAGGAGCCGACAATAAGCTGATTTGTTTTGTGCATCCGCGTTCTACTGGAGGCGTGTTGCTTGAGCTGTGTCAAGAAAAGATTTGA
- a CDS encoding acetyl-CoA carboxylase biotin carboxyl carrier protein subunit, producing the protein MKLTLRLLNANEFSELPATAQGIEVEKKDKQWLLNGHAQEIDVRPLDERRFHLIAAHQSYVLEVLEINKAEKSITLLMNGKRQQWAIQEPIDLLLKEMGIDQSARSQAEDLKAPMPGLVLDIKVSPGQAVKKGDALLILEAMKMENVLKAPADAKVKSICVAKGQGVEKNQVLIEFE; encoded by the coding sequence ATGAAACTCACACTCCGGCTTTTAAATGCAAATGAATTCAGTGAACTACCTGCTACTGCTCAGGGCATAGAGGTTGAAAAAAAAGACAAGCAATGGTTGCTAAACGGTCATGCGCAAGAGATAGACGTACGCCCGCTTGATGAGCGCCGTTTTCACTTGATTGCTGCGCATCAATCTTATGTTTTGGAAGTACTCGAGATAAACAAGGCAGAAAAGAGCATCACGCTATTGATGAACGGCAAAAGGCAGCAGTGGGCAATTCAAGAGCCCATAGACCTGCTACTCAAAGAGATGGGCATAGACCAAAGTGCCCGCTCACAAGCCGAAGATTTGAAAGCTCCCATGCCGGGGTTGGTGTTGGACATCAAAGTAAGTCCTGGGCAAGCAGTAAAAAAAGGGGATGCACTGTTGATACTGGAAGCCATGAAGATGGAAAACGTATTGAAAGCGCCAGCCGATGCCAAAGTAAAAAGCATATGCGTGGCGAAAGGGCAGGGGGTAGAAAAAAACCAAGTATTGATAGAGTTCGAATAA
- a CDS encoding ComF family protein has translation MLPTARTFINAFLHLLFPEACVVCKRVLNAELRFVCPSCRLALPYTDFFKDLQQHIDNPAGRVLIGRIPADFVLPFLHFQKGGSAQKILHAIKYRGAKALAYEMGYLYGERLCRASLPYEIDGFLPVPLHPKKQHQRGYNQSEYFARGLADAWQYPLPVWNRAVERRVQRASQTHKGLWERWLNVRDVFELTTEGKRALHRQAVVLVDDVLTTGATLEALYKSILPAQPRAVGVITLAYAGDAFA, from the coding sequence ATGCTGCCAACAGCTCGCACATTCATAAATGCTTTTTTGCATTTGCTGTTTCCGGAGGCTTGTGTGGTTTGCAAGCGCGTGTTGAATGCAGAGCTTCGCTTTGTTTGTCCCTCGTGCCGGTTGGCACTTCCTTATACCGATTTTTTCAAAGACCTTCAACAACATATAGACAATCCGGCAGGCAGGGTGCTGATAGGGCGCATTCCTGCCGATTTTGTTTTGCCTTTTTTGCACTTTCAAAAAGGGGGCAGTGCGCAAAAAATATTGCATGCCATCAAATACAGAGGTGCCAAAGCTTTGGCTTACGAAATGGGCTATTTGTATGGCGAACGTTTGTGCCGCGCTTCTTTACCCTATGAAATAGACGGCTTTTTACCTGTGCCTTTGCACCCCAAAAAACAACACCAGAGAGGTTACAACCAAAGCGAATACTTTGCACGAGGACTTGCCGATGCTTGGCAATACCCTTTGCCAGTGTGGAATAGAGCGGTGGAGCGGCGCGTGCAACGTGCCTCTCAAACCCATAAAGGCTTATGGGAACGCTGGTTGAATGTGCGCGATGTTTTTGAATTGACTACCGAGGGCAAAAGAGCCCTGCACCGGCAGGCGGTGGTTTTAGTTGACGATGTGCTTACTACCGGCGCTACCTTAGAGGCTCTTTACAAAAGCATATTACCAGCACAGCCGCGTGCTGTAGGTGTCATTACCTTGGCTTATGCTGGTGATGCCTTTGCTTGA
- a CDS encoding DUF342 domain-containing protein translates to MENTQNFNMGGTQASSSKLEEIKKIIFGEELETYNSELKKLKNLLDSYRTEMSVKIDEVKIEMLRSIEKSEERLLNQIQQVQAVMQQELQNQRQRQVSKSALKQIFDQMSNTLGQ, encoded by the coding sequence ATGGAAAACACACAAAACTTCAATATGGGCGGAACACAAGCGTCAAGCTCTAAATTAGAAGAAATCAAAAAGATTATTTTTGGTGAAGAGCTCGAGACTTACAACAGCGAGCTGAAAAAACTAAAAAATTTGCTAGACAGCTACCGTACCGAAATGTCGGTAAAAATCGATGAGGTGAAAATAGAAATGTTACGCAGCATCGAGAAGTCGGAAGAGCGTCTGCTCAATCAAATTCAGCAAGTGCAGGCAGTCATGCAGCAAGAGCTGCAGAATCAACGTCAACGTCAGGTGAGTAAATCTGCTTTGAAGCAGATTTTTGACCAAATGTCAAATACTTTAGGACAGTAA
- a CDS encoding carboxymuconolactone decarboxylase family protein: protein MKDLVKEFNDYRTAMNEKIMAADNLVLKRIFSLDSQTYKEGALPVKTKEMLGLACSMVLRCDDCIRYHLGKCYEEGVSDAEVFEIFSIATLIGGTIVIPHLRRAVEYWEALKTQNPS from the coding sequence ATGAAGGATTTAGTAAAAGAATTCAACGACTACCGCACTGCTATGAATGAGAAAATCATGGCAGCTGATAATTTGGTACTCAAACGCATCTTCAGCCTCGACAGCCAAACCTACAAAGAGGGGGCACTGCCTGTGAAAACCAAAGAGATGCTGGGGTTAGCCTGTTCTATGGTATTACGTTGCGACGACTGCATCCGCTACCACTTGGGCAAATGCTATGAAGAGGGGGTGAGCGACGCCGAAGTATTCGAAATTTTCTCTATTGCCACGCTCATCGGCGGCACTATCGTGATTCCACATCTGCGCCGTGCCGTAGAGTATTGGGAAGCTCTCAAAACGCAAAACCCATCATGA
- a CDS encoding exodeoxyribonuclease III has protein sequence MNKTVRIITYNVNGIRAAVRKGLDKWLQAARPDIFCLQEIKANHDTFPRELFEALGYECYLYPAQKAGYSGVAVLSRKPAIKIIEGMNHPLHDSEGRVLRAFFDGFCVASVYMPSGSSGDQRQAVKMLFLDDFNRFVEKHRQEHPEYPLVICGDLNICHQAIDIHDPVRNANTSGFLPEERAWMSNFLASGFIDTFRHFNPEPHHYTWWSYRARAREKNLGWRIDYCMADKQLASRLQRAVILPEARHSDHCPVLLELAV, from the coding sequence ATGAATAAAACGGTACGCATCATTACTTACAATGTAAATGGCATCCGGGCGGCAGTCAGAAAAGGACTGGACAAGTGGTTGCAAGCCGCCCGCCCCGATATCTTTTGCCTGCAAGAAATTAAAGCCAATCATGACACTTTTCCACGGGAGCTATTCGAAGCTCTTGGGTATGAATGCTATCTGTACCCAGCACAAAAAGCCGGGTACAGCGGCGTGGCTGTGCTCAGCCGTAAGCCAGCAATAAAAATTATAGAAGGCATGAACCACCCCCTACACGATAGCGAAGGGCGAGTGCTTCGCGCTTTTTTTGACGGCTTTTGCGTGGCATCGGTCTATATGCCCTCCGGCTCCTCAGGCGACCAACGCCAAGCCGTCAAAATGCTGTTTCTCGACGATTTCAATCGCTTTGTGGAAAAACACCGGCAGGAACATCCCGAATACCCACTGGTGATTTGCGGCGATTTAAATATTTGCCACCAAGCCATCGATATCCATGACCCGGTGCGCAATGCCAACACTTCCGGTTTTCTGCCCGAAGAGCGCGCTTGGATGTCAAATTTTTTAGCAAGTGGTTTTATCGACACTTTTCGCCACTTTAACCCAGAGCCTCATCATTACACTTGGTGGAGCTACCGCGCACGTGCACGTGAAAAAAACTTGGGCTGGCGCATCGATTATTGTATGGCAGACAAGCAATTAGCTTCAAGACTTCAGCGGGCGGTCATATTGCCCGAAGCACGCCACTCAGACCATTGCCCCGTTTTACTCGAACTCGCGGTTTAG